In Desulfovibrionales bacterium, the genomic window CACTGGGCGTACCGATAGGCATAGCCCTCCTTGATCTTTGGCTCCAGAGGTTTCCAGCCCTTCTTGCGTCTGGCCAGTTCCTTCTCATTGACTTTCAGGGTTATCGTCTTTCCAGGAATGTCGATACCGATGCGATCACCCTCCTGGACAAGGGCGATGGCCCCACCCTCCGCAGCTTCCGGAGAGACATGGCCGATAGCCGCCCCCTGCGTGCCGCCACTGAAGCGTCCGTCCGTAATCAGGGCCACATCTTTCCCCAGGCCCATCCCCACGATAGCCGAGGTCGGGGTTAGCATCTCGCGCATACCCGGGCCGCCCTTGGGCCCTTCGTACCGGATGACGACAACGTCACCCTTTTTTATCTTCCCCCCTAAGATGGTGGAGACTGCCTGTTCCTCCGAATCGAATACCCGGGCCGGCCCTTCGTGCCTTAACATTTCCGGGGCGACGGCCGACTGTTTCACCACCCCCCCATCCGGCGCCAGGTTGCCATAGAGTATGGCGATGCCTCCCTCAGCATGGTATGGGTCTTTGACCGGCCGTATTACGGTCTTGTCAAGAATGTTTTTACCTTTAAGATTATCCGCGAGCTTTTTGCCGGTCGCGGTCATAACCGTAGTGTCTATTAATCCGACCCCCGCCAATTCGGAGAGGATGGCCGGGATGCCGCCGGCCGCGTCGAGGTCCTGGAGATGATGGTGCCCGGCCGGGCTGAGACTACAGAGGTGCGGGGTTTTCCGGCTGATTTCATTAAATAGAGAAAGGGGAAGATTTATCCGGGCTTCATGGGCGATGGCCGGCACATGAAGAACGGTGTTGGTTGAACACCCCAAGGCCATATCCACGGCAATGGCATTCTTAAAGGCAGAGAGTGTGGCAATATCCCGCGGCCGCAGGTTCTTTTTCAGCAGCTCCATGACCTTAATGCCGGCTGCCTTGGCCAGGCGCTGACGGGCGGCTGAGACGGCCGGGATAGTGCCGTTGCCGGGCAGGCCCAGGCCCAAGGCCTCTGTCAGGCAGTTCATGGAGTTGGCCGTGAACATACCGGCACAAGAACCACAGCCCGGACAGGCCGCATCCTCAAGGGCCTGAAGCATTTTTGCCGGCATCTTGCCGGCCCTGACCTTACCGACGCCTTCAAATACCGTGATCAGGTCTATCTCCTTTCCCCGGAAGGAGCCCGCCAGCATAGGGCCGCCGCTGACCATTATGGCCGGTATATTAAGGCGCAACATGGCCATTAACATGCCCGGGATGACCTTGTCGCAGTTAGGGATCAACACTAATCCATCAAAGGGGTGGGCCCGGGCCATGACCTCAACCGAATCGGCTATAAGTTCCCGGCTGGCCAGGGAGTACTTCATCCCTTCGTGGTTCATGGCAATTCCATCACAGACGCCGATGGTGGAAAACTCGATGGGCGTTCCTCCGGCCATGCGCACACCGGCCTTAACCGCGGCCGCGATCTGATTGAGATGGACATGGCCGGGGATTATTTCATTATAGGAATTGGCTATGCCGATGAGGGGCCGCCTGATCTCCTCGTCGGTGTAACCCATGGCCTTAAAAAGGGCGCGGTGTGGTGATTTCTCCAGCCCTTTTTTCATAGCATCACTTCGCATATAAGCCTCCTCGTAGATTCAAATAATGACCACATCATAAGGAAAAAGGGCACGATTGACAAGGGTAAAGAGGGATAATTTTTATATCATCTTCTTTATTTAATTATGTTAACATATCTAAGCGCACCTGGGCAGAATTTATAGGCAGCCTCACTGGTCATCAGTCATTGGTTAACCGTGGAAAATTTTTAACTATTGGTTTCTCTTAGCAGTGACAAATGACTATTGACAATTGACAAATGACGTTCACTATAAAATAAGCAGGACATTCTGAAAACCATACCACACGGAGATCGGCATTTGAAGGTTACATTTAACGAACTCACTCTTCCAGTGCCTACCCGGGTGCTTTATGGGCGAAATCTTATCGATAAGCTGGTAAAGTTCCTCCCTGCCACAGTCAGAAAAGTAACCATCGTTATTGGAAAAGGAAGCGTAAAAAGAAGTGGTTTACTTGACCGTGTATTGACCTTACTCCGAAAACACGGCCTGGAAACGACTGTATTTGAAGGCGTGGAAGAAAATCCGTCCTGGGCTACCTGCCTGCGGGGCAGGGACTTCCTCTTAAGGCAGGGAATAGAGTTAATCATCGCCTTGGGCGGCGGCTCTGTCCTGGATACAGCCAAGGCCATGGCCCTGGCCGTTACAAACACGGGATCGCTGGCCGGGATGATAGAGCGAAGGGATTATTTACGGGAACCCCTTCCCACTATGGCCATCCCGACCACGGCGGGGACCGGGAGCGAGGTGACGCAGTATTGCATCATCACGGATGAGAATACCCATGACAAGTTAAACCTGCATACCCCGCACTCCTTTCCCAAGACCGCTATTCTCGATCCTATTTGTACGATATCCATGCCGGAGGCTCTAGCCATAGGGACCGGGATGGATGCCCTGAGCCATGCCGTAGAAGGCTATCTCTCCCGGAGGGCGGGCAGCGAATCCGACCGGTTGGCCTTGGAGAGCATAGAAATGATCGGAAAGTTCCTGGAGGCAAGCATAAGAGAGCCCCATAATCTGGAACTGCGCGAAAACATGCTCCTGGCCGCTGCTAAAGCCGGCACGGTCATCTCCCGGACCGGTACTATACTGCTGCACGCCCTGGGCTACCGCCTTACACTCGACCACGGCGTGCACCACGGCCTGGCCAATGCGGTTCTTCTTTATCCTTTCCTGCTGGTCACGCAAAGGTATCAGCCTCAAAAAGTGCAAGGAATCCTGGACGCGCTTCTCGGAACCCACTCCACGCTGGAGGCCCTCAAGGGTTACCTGATGCGGCTCGGCATTAAACCGGACATCGGCCGCTTCGGTGTTAAGTCCGGGGATTTCGAGGCCATAGCCCGCTATGTCCTGGCTAAAAAGAACCTTCCGGATACCCCTTTTTCTGTAACCTCAAGGGATATTTTTGAAATACTCACCCTGGCGTAACCATTCACCGTTATCAGTTCACCGTTGTCCGTGAAAAGCACGAAAAACGTCTTCTTCGGTGAACGGCAAACGGTCAACGGTGAGCAGTTGCACTCTGGCTATGAACTAAAAATGCCCCTTGGTCGTCAAAGAAATCAGACACTTTTTAGCATTTGTCTGGACTTTCCCCAGAAATGTTATTTCTGAAATGGAATCCTTCGTTCCTTCGCTTCATGGCTTCTGCAGTGATCCGCCTCCGGCGGATTCGCAGGCGGGGAATACTTACCCCTTCCCGCCTCTGAAGGGCGGGCTTTCCCCTTCCTGCTCACCCTCGCTGGGTTCCCCCCTGCTCCAGCAAATTTCGCTCAGGAACAAAGGATTCCATAAAAAATGGGGGGAGCCCGGTTAGCATTTTTAGGTTTACTTTTCACCGCACAGCCTTATAATGAGAGCCTTTCTGCAAGGCTTGACCAGTTCAGCGAACAGCCGGACGGGTGAGCATTTGCTGATAGTTCATGGCGTATAGCTGATAAGGACTTAGTTTATGAACGAATTCTATGCCATATTCCTGGGCGTCATCCAGGGATTGACCGAGTTCCTGCCCATCTCCAGCTCCGGACACCTGGCCCTGCTGGAGCATTTTTTTGGCCTAAAGGAGGCCGGTCTCGGCTTTGACATAATGCTCCACATGGGCACACTCCTGGCCATCCTTGTCTATTTCCGTGAAGACTGGTGGGCCATGGCCACGTCCATCTGGCCCGGGCAAAAAGATGACTTTGCAAAAAATAATCACCGTCTTCTTATCTATCTGGCCATAGCCACTATACCGGGAGGCGTCTTTGGCTATCTTCTGGAAAAAAAGGCGGAGACCGTCTTTCGGGAACCTTCGTTGATCGCTGCTACCCTGGCGGCAGCCGGGATACTCCTTATCCTTGCCGAGCTTTTTTCCGGCCGCCACAGGGAATTTGATGATATATCCCTCAAGGACGCCGTACTTATCGGCCTTGCCCAGGCCCTGGCGGTTGTTCCCGGAACCTCGCGGAGCGGCATTACTATCGCCATGGGACTTTTTCTGGGAATGAAACGCCAGGCGGCGGCCAGGTTTTCCTTTCTCCTGTCTGCACCGATTATCTTTGGCGCCGGCCTGAACCACATATTGGATTTATATAAGTACGGCCCTGACGGAAATAACGGCGCATATTATTACATTATTGGCCTTGCCTCTGCGGGCATAAGCGGCTATCTGGTAATCAAATATCTCCTTGCTTATCTGCGCCGGCATAGCCTTTACGTCTTTGCCTATTATCGGCTTTTGATAGCCGGCGGTGTTTATCTGGCGGTACAGTTTCCCTGGTTTAACCTTGCCACTTAACAAATCTCAATAGATCCGCCGGAAGCGGGTCCGGGAGGGTTGCCTTGCAAAACAAAAACACTTCTAAAAATTACCTCATAATAATTGGCCTGGCACTGATTTACACCCTTCTCCTGAGCCGGACAGGGGCAGCCCTGACAGAAGATGAGAAAAATAACGTCTCTGTCTATAATCAAGTCGCCCCCAGCGTAGTCAATGTCTCCAGCGTGGTCATGGAGCTGGATTTCTTTCTCAATCCGGTGCCCAAACAGGGTTCCGGTTCAGGGATAATCCTGGACAGCCGAGGGTACATCCTTACTAACCATCACGTTATTACCGAGGCGCAATCGATCCATGTAACCTTATCCGATGGAGGCTCCTATCCGGCCAAACTTGTGGGCTCGGATCCGGATAGTGACCTGGCGGTCATCAAGA contains:
- the ilvD gene encoding dihydroxy-acid dehydratase, with translation MRSDAMKKGLEKSPHRALFKAMGYTDEEIRRPLIGIANSYNEIIPGHVHLNQIAAAVKAGVRMAGGTPIEFSTIGVCDGIAMNHEGMKYSLASRELIADSVEVMARAHPFDGLVLIPNCDKVIPGMLMAMLRLNIPAIMVSGGPMLAGSFRGKEIDLITVFEGVGKVRAGKMPAKMLQALEDAACPGCGSCAGMFTANSMNCLTEALGLGLPGNGTIPAVSAARQRLAKAAGIKVMELLKKNLRPRDIATLSAFKNAIAVDMALGCSTNTVLHVPAIAHEARINLPLSLFNEISRKTPHLCSLSPAGHHHLQDLDAAGGIPAILSELAGVGLIDTTVMTATGKKLADNLKGKNILDKTVIRPVKDPYHAEGGIAILYGNLAPDGGVVKQSAVAPEMLRHEGPARVFDSEEQAVSTILGGKIKKGDVVVIRYEGPKGGPGMREMLTPTSAIVGMGLGKDVALITDGRFSGGTQGAAIGHVSPEAAEGGAIALVQEGDRIGIDIPGKTITLKVNEKELARRKKGWKPLEPKIKEGYAYRYAQWVTSGSTGAVFKEKP
- a CDS encoding iron-containing alcohol dehydrogenase, with product MKVTFNELTLPVPTRVLYGRNLIDKLVKFLPATVRKVTIVIGKGSVKRSGLLDRVLTLLRKHGLETTVFEGVEENPSWATCLRGRDFLLRQGIELIIALGGGSVLDTAKAMALAVTNTGSLAGMIERRDYLREPLPTMAIPTTAGTGSEVTQYCIITDENTHDKLNLHTPHSFPKTAILDPICTISMPEALAIGTGMDALSHAVEGYLSRRAGSESDRLALESIEMIGKFLEASIREPHNLELRENMLLAAAKAGTVISRTGTILLHALGYRLTLDHGVHHGLANAVLLYPFLLVTQRYQPQKVQGILDALLGTHSTLEALKGYLMRLGIKPDIGRFGVKSGDFEAIARYVLAKKNLPDTPFSVTSRDIFEILTLA
- the uppP gene encoding undecaprenyl-diphosphatase UppP translates to MNEFYAIFLGVIQGLTEFLPISSSGHLALLEHFFGLKEAGLGFDIMLHMGTLLAILVYFREDWWAMATSIWPGQKDDFAKNNHRLLIYLAIATIPGGVFGYLLEKKAETVFREPSLIAATLAAAGILLILAELFSGRHREFDDISLKDAVLIGLAQALAVVPGTSRSGITIAMGLFLGMKRQAAARFSFLLSAPIIFGAGLNHILDLYKYGPDGNNGAYYYIIGLASAGISGYLVIKYLLAYLRRHSLYVFAYYRLLIAGGVYLAVQFPWFNLAT